From Mucilaginibacter rubeus, a single genomic window includes:
- a CDS encoding AAA family ATPase — translation MNKILKIAVVGPESTGKSTMSEYLAAHYNTIAVPEYSREYCANLTGDCTWQDEVNMFHGQVALENKLLPQANGILICDTTFLTVKIWSEEMFGNAPQEVLDELPRHPYDLYLLLDIDMPWQDDPLRNFPTKREYFMNIWHRELQALKANYLVISGLGQERYDNAVKAIDKYLNPDF, via the coding sequence ATGAACAAAATACTCAAGATAGCAGTTGTAGGCCCCGAATCAACAGGCAAATCTACCATGTCTGAATATCTCGCGGCACATTACAATACAATAGCTGTGCCTGAGTATTCGCGTGAGTATTGCGCAAACCTCACAGGCGATTGCACCTGGCAGGACGAAGTGAATATGTTCCACGGCCAGGTGGCACTCGAAAACAAACTCCTTCCACAAGCCAACGGTATTCTGATCTGCGATACTACTTTTTTAACGGTAAAAATCTGGAGCGAGGAAATGTTTGGTAACGCCCCACAGGAGGTACTTGACGAACTGCCGCGCCACCCCTATGACTTATACCTGCTCCTGGATATCGACATGCCCTGGCAGGATGATCCCTTACGTAACTTCCCTACCAAGCGGGAGTATTTCATGAACATTTGGCACCGCGAACTCCAGGCGCTTAAGGCTAACTACCTGGTAATATCAGGCTTAGGCCAGGAAAGATATGATAATGCCGTAAAGGCGATTGATAAGTATCTGAACCCTGATTTTTAG
- a CDS encoding helix-turn-helix domain-containing protein, with protein sequence MHHQDNEKQIFNTLYDQYKHLGLPLELIKHTDFTVFNLKDINQPTPFKSPLSRLNFFVFAFIKSGDGDYTIDEHNYKLQPRAIYFTNPGHFRSFNWEHIGDVYLFTLSESFLKENVYANIFDEFSFLLAETFPARVVSPDVFDEFDILYHQILREYNSNSPYRYRIIGNLFVVVLLKFKEYFWQDYNPIYEGNRSSEIVKNFKRLLEKHYRDLSSGIAEQAFRVQDYADAQSLHPNYLSNVIKIKTGKTISTWIAEKTISEAKALLQNSKLSIKEIAFRLGFSEATHFSNYFKKHTDTSPVLFRKGYGTVTS encoded by the coding sequence ATGCACCACCAGGACAATGAAAAGCAGATCTTTAATACCCTTTATGATCAATACAAGCACCTGGGCTTGCCGCTTGAACTTATAAAGCATACCGATTTTACGGTTTTCAACCTGAAAGATATAAACCAGCCTACGCCGTTTAAATCGCCGTTGAGCAGGCTTAATTTTTTTGTTTTTGCCTTTATTAAAAGCGGGGATGGTGATTATACCATTGATGAGCATAATTATAAACTGCAGCCACGAGCCATCTACTTTACCAATCCGGGGCATTTTCGCTCCTTTAATTGGGAGCACATAGGCGATGTTTACCTGTTTACATTGAGCGAATCATTCCTGAAGGAAAACGTTTATGCCAATATTTTTGATGAGTTCTCTTTTTTGCTGGCCGAAACATTTCCGGCACGGGTAGTTAGTCCGGATGTTTTTGATGAGTTTGATATTTTGTATCATCAAATATTGAGAGAGTATAACTCAAACAGCCCTTACCGCTATCGCATTATCGGCAACCTGTTTGTAGTGGTGCTGTTAAAATTTAAGGAATATTTCTGGCAGGATTATAACCCGATATATGAAGGAAACCGCAGTTCGGAAATTGTAAAGAACTTTAAACGCCTACTCGAGAAACACTACCGCGATCTTAGCAGCGGCATAGCCGAACAAGCCTTTCGCGTGCAGGATTATGCCGATGCACAAAGTCTGCACCCCAATTACCTGAGTAATGTCATCAAAATAAAAACCGGCAAAACCATCAGCACCTGGATAGCCGAAAAAACCATTTCCGAAGCCAAGGCGCTACTGCAAAATTCAAAACTTTCCATTAAGGAGATCGCTTTCAGGCTTGGCTTTTCTGAAGCAACACATTTCAGCAATTACTTTAAAAAGCATACCGATACGTCGCCGGTTCTATTCAGGAAGGGCTATGGCACCGTTACTTCATAA
- a CDS encoding M61 family metallopeptidase — protein MKKLLLLTAASALACNVMAQQEPQKAIYYSISFPNAAHHEAEISMTIPQAPVGNFRVRMSRSSAGRYATHEFGKNIYNVKATDVDGKELPLTQVEGDVYEVGEHPATVKVNYTLFGNWTDGTYASIDPSHAHLNMPATFMWVVGQDKRPITIQFDDLDKYGWKVASQLKHEGSSVYSAPSLQYMMDSPTELSNYNVSSWDVVNTDGKKEKINLAVHSDDSQAVIDNFGKMIQKLVLEEKAVFGELPTYDFGEYTFVSDVNPAVSGDGMEHRNSTSITIPAPKVEGFENNLMGVYAHEYFHSWNVKRIRPKSLEPFNFEHANMSSELWFAEGFTQYYGELLLTRAGFNTLDDYTKTIAGLVNQILNTPGAAKYSAAQMSRYSVFADAGVSIDPNNNVNDFTSYYTYGGAIALALDLRLRSDFNMTLDDYMRTVWLNRGKVMKPYTIPDLQSDLGKVTNNPKFAADFFKRYINGTDKNNYEELLAKAGLVLQKVQPGKGWAGPLAATPGRGRAGQVLAADAEGLPILSSTTIGTPVYKAGLDAGDVILKVDGKDIKDQKGFSDIIADKKPGDKVTVNYKNRTGAHETTITLEENPNFEVVTFEKAGKQLSKEQETFRNNWLQSKVK, from the coding sequence ATGAAAAAATTACTACTACTTACCGCTGCCTCTGCGCTTGCGTGCAACGTTATGGCACAGCAGGAACCGCAAAAAGCCATTTACTATTCCATATCATTTCCTAACGCCGCTCATCATGAGGCCGAAATAAGTATGACCATTCCGCAAGCGCCGGTTGGTAATTTCAGGGTACGCATGAGCCGTTCATCTGCCGGCCGATATGCAACACATGAGTTTGGCAAAAATATTTACAACGTTAAAGCTACCGATGTTGACGGCAAAGAGTTGCCTTTAACACAGGTTGAAGGTGATGTTTACGAGGTTGGAGAACATCCGGCCACTGTAAAAGTGAACTATACGCTTTTCGGTAACTGGACAGATGGTACTTACGCTTCTATTGATCCAAGCCACGCCCACCTGAATATGCCTGCCACTTTTATGTGGGTTGTTGGACAAGACAAACGCCCGATTACCATTCAGTTTGATGACCTGGATAAATACGGATGGAAAGTAGCTTCACAGCTTAAGCATGAAGGTTCAAGCGTGTACAGTGCTCCAAGTTTGCAATACATGATGGATAGCCCTACCGAACTGTCTAACTACAATGTTAGCAGCTGGGATGTAGTAAATACCGATGGTAAGAAAGAAAAAATAAACCTTGCCGTGCACTCGGACGATAGCCAGGCGGTGATAGATAATTTCGGGAAAATGATCCAAAAGCTGGTATTGGAAGAAAAAGCAGTATTTGGCGAACTGCCAACCTATGATTTTGGCGAATATACTTTTGTAAGCGATGTAAACCCAGCCGTGTCCGGTGATGGTATGGAACATCGCAATTCAACCTCTATAACTATCCCGGCGCCTAAAGTAGAAGGCTTTGAAAACAATCTGATGGGCGTCTACGCGCACGAATATTTCCATAGCTGGAATGTGAAACGCATCCGCCCGAAATCATTGGAGCCATTTAACTTTGAGCATGCCAACATGAGCAGTGAGCTTTGGTTTGCCGAAGGTTTTACCCAATATTACGGCGAATTATTGCTTACCCGCGCCGGCTTCAACACATTGGATGATTACACTAAAACTATTGCCGGTTTAGTTAACCAGATTTTAAACACGCCTGGGGCAGCCAAATATTCCGCCGCGCAAATGAGCCGTTATTCTGTATTTGCAGATGCGGGCGTATCTATCGACCCTAACAATAACGTTAACGATTTTACCAGCTATTATACCTACGGTGGTGCTATCGCATTAGCGCTTGACCTTCGCCTGCGCAGCGATTTTAACATGACGCTTGATGATTACATGCGTACCGTATGGCTCAACCGCGGCAAAGTAATGAAGCCGTATACCATTCCCGATCTGCAAAGCGATTTAGGCAAAGTAACCAACAATCCTAAATTCGCCGCCGATTTCTTTAAGCGTTACATCAACGGAACCGACAAAAATAATTACGAAGAACTATTGGCTAAAGCAGGCCTGGTTTTACAGAAGGTACAACCAGGTAAAGGCTGGGCCGGTCCGCTGGCTGCTACCCCAGGTCGTGGTCGCGCAGGCCAGGTACTGGCTGCCGACGCCGAAGGTCTGCCAATACTTTCAAGTACAACTATAGGTACACCGGTTTATAAAGCCGGTCTTGATGCAGGCGATGTTATCCTGAAAGTTGACGGAAAAGACATTAAAGACCAAAAAGGCTTTAGCGATATTATTGCCGATAAAAAACCGGGCGATAAAGTTACTGTAAACTACAAAAACCGCACTGGTGCTCATGAAACCACCATCACCCTTGAAGAAAATCCAAACTTCGAGGTAGTAACTTTCGAAAAGGCCGGCAAACAATTAAGCAAAGAACAGGAAACCTTCCGTAACAACTGGCTGCAATCAAAAGTCAAATAA
- a CDS encoding RNA polymerase sigma factor has product MEAIYIDKHYNLVIECKQGSKKACYELYRLYSKAMLNVAFRIVGDIAEAEDVLQEAFVDAFAKLKDFRQDTTFGLWLKQIVVNRSINMLRKRKLELVELEDGHLENIADDESWDDEDIQYQVARVKEGMKLLPDGYRVVLSLYLLEGYDHEEIGQILNISENTSRTQFLRAKRKLIEILNRKGTVS; this is encoded by the coding sequence TTGGAAGCGATATATATTGACAAACATTACAACCTGGTAATTGAGTGCAAGCAGGGAAGCAAAAAGGCCTGCTATGAGCTTTACCGTCTATATTCGAAAGCTATGCTGAACGTGGCCTTTCGGATAGTGGGCGATATTGCCGAAGCGGAAGATGTGCTGCAGGAAGCTTTTGTGGATGCCTTTGCCAAGCTGAAGGATTTTAGGCAGGATACCACATTTGGCCTCTGGCTTAAGCAAATCGTTGTTAACCGGTCAATCAATATGCTGCGCAAGCGCAAGCTTGAACTGGTTGAACTGGAAGACGGCCACCTTGAAAATATTGCCGACGATGAAAGCTGGGACGATGAAGACATACAATACCAGGTTGCCCGGGTAAAAGAGGGCATGAAACTACTGCCCGATGGCTACCGCGTTGTATTATCGCTGTACCTGCTTGAAGGGTATGACCACGAAGAAATAGGACAAATATTGAACATATCAGAAAACACATCAAGAACCCAGTTTTTGAGAGCTAAAAGGAAGTTAATTGAAATTTTAAACAGGAAAGGAACAGTATCATGA
- a CDS encoding M28 family metallopeptidase — MKKISIVTAALLSVSAYSFAQDVNKLINKDDVTRIIKTLSADDMQGRATFTPGIEKAAQFIESEYKKAGLKPMEGNTGYRQNFTMVRSTPVSLTVSINGKAIAADSAFASSADSFKWAGDKDVQVITVGPDKDFRTEYRKAFKSDTKTLLLVDPKFKSLFSRIKGYIGAGSTNFKGKAKAPIIFVSGKFDNVTSFDVNCEVKTQELPLFNVAGIIPGKTKPNEYVVFSGHYDHLGIIKPDKPGVTDSIANGADDDASGTTAVLSLAKYYKKLDNNARTLIFVAFTAEEIGEYGSQYFAKQVDADKVVAMFNIEMIGKASKFGTNSAFITGFERSDFGKILQKNLEGTAFKFYPDPYPDQDLFYRSDNASLAEVGVPAHTISTDQIDIDKLYHTVGDEFSTLDVDNITSTIRAIALSSRTIVSGQDTPTRVPKKTE, encoded by the coding sequence ATGAAGAAGATATCAATAGTAACAGCGGCATTATTAAGCGTTTCGGCTTATAGTTTTGCGCAGGATGTTAATAAACTGATTAATAAAGATGACGTAACCCGCATTATCAAAACGCTTTCGGCAGATGATATGCAGGGTAGGGCAACTTTCACGCCCGGCATCGAAAAGGCAGCTCAATTCATCGAAAGTGAATATAAAAAGGCTGGTTTGAAGCCGATGGAGGGCAATACCGGTTACCGCCAAAATTTCACCATGGTGCGTTCAACCCCGGTAAGCTTAACGGTAAGCATCAATGGCAAAGCCATAGCAGCCGACAGCGCGTTTGCCAGCAGCGCCGATTCATTTAAGTGGGCAGGTGATAAAGATGTACAGGTGATTACGGTTGGCCCCGATAAGGATTTCCGCACCGAATATCGTAAAGCGTTTAAAAGCGATACCAAAACCCTTTTACTGGTCGATCCTAAATTCAAAAGCCTGTTTAGCCGTATTAAGGGCTATATTGGTGCCGGCTCAACCAATTTCAAAGGCAAAGCAAAAGCGCCAATCATATTTGTATCCGGCAAGTTTGATAACGTTACATCATTTGATGTAAACTGCGAAGTAAAAACCCAGGAGTTGCCACTGTTTAACGTAGCAGGTATCATCCCCGGCAAGACCAAACCAAATGAATACGTAGTATTTTCGGGCCACTATGATCACCTGGGTATCATTAAGCCTGATAAACCAGGAGTAACAGATAGTATTGCCAACGGCGCCGACGATGACGCTTCAGGTACAACAGCAGTGTTAAGCCTGGCTAAATACTATAAAAAGCTTGACAACAATGCCCGTACCCTGATTTTTGTAGCCTTTACCGCCGAAGAGATTGGCGAATATGGTTCACAGTATTTTGCGAAACAAGTAGATGCCGATAAGGTAGTTGCCATGTTCAATATTGAAATGATTGGCAAGGCTTCAAAATTTGGTACTAACTCCGCATTCATCACCGGTTTTGAAAGATCCGATTTTGGTAAGATCTTACAGAAGAACTTAGAAGGTACCGCCTTTAAGTTTTACCCGGACCCCTACCCGGACCAGGACTTGTTTTACCGAAGTGATAACGCCTCGCTGGCCGAAGTTGGCGTACCTGCACACACCATCTCAACCGACCAGATTGATATAGATAAACTATACCATACCGTTGGCGATGAGTTTAGCACACTGGATGTGGATAACATTACTTCGACAATCCGCGCGATAGCGTTGAGTTCGCGTACTATTGTTTCGGGACAGGATACACCGACAAGAGTGCCTAAGAAAACGGAATAG
- a CDS encoding S9 family peptidase, whose amino-acid sequence MKFYRSGLTFLTALLLIIQQNTAHAQRTGVNWTKDGNQYYRITGGQIIMIDARDTSKKTVFITKQELTPAGKSPISVKRFTVSEDNKKVLINTNTKKVWRYDTRGDYWVYDSNTKKLWQLGKNLPESSLMFAKFSPDGNKAAYVSGHNIYMEDLADGSVKQLTTDGTQKLINGTFDWAYEEEFGCRDGFRWSPDSKSIAYWQLDASKIKTYLMLNTTDSVYPFVVPVEYPVAGEDPSSCKVGVVNTATGKTTWINVPGDAVQHYIPNMEWADNSNEIILEQLNRAQNESRVFIGNVSNGTTRSIREEHNDSWIDVKARVAGGDPVGWGWIEKGKSFLWLSEKDGWRHLYKVTREGKESLITKGNYDVIGIDMIDEALGYVYFIASPDNATQKYLYKIKLSGGKAERVSPADEPGTHSYDISPNGKVALHNFNNSYTRPQSEVVSLPEHKHITGTVITVDKDTKNKPEFFKVKTVDGIEMDGWMMKPINFDPNKKYPVLFTVYGEPAGQTVTDTWGTGHNRLYEGSMADDGYIYMSVEGRGAPAPKGTAWRKAIYKNIGIINIRDQAMAAKEIIKWPFVDSTRIAVHGWSGGGSSTLNLMFQYGDIYKTGIAVAAVGSQLTYDNIYQERYMGVPTDEAGRAAFIKGSPITYAKNLKGNLLYIHGTGDDNVHYKNAELLIDELIKYNRQFQLMSYPNRTHSISEGEGTTEHLRTLFTQYLKAKCPPGGR is encoded by the coding sequence TCTAAAAAAACTGTTTTTATCACTAAGCAAGAACTGACCCCTGCAGGTAAATCGCCTATCAGCGTTAAAAGGTTTACCGTGAGTGAGGATAACAAAAAAGTGCTTATCAACACCAACACCAAAAAGGTATGGCGCTATGATACCCGTGGTGATTACTGGGTTTATGATTCAAACACTAAAAAACTTTGGCAGTTGGGTAAAAACCTGCCCGAATCATCTTTGATGTTTGCTAAGTTTTCGCCTGATGGCAACAAGGCGGCTTATGTAAGCGGTCATAACATTTACATGGAAGACCTGGCTGACGGTTCGGTTAAACAATTAACCACCGATGGTACTCAAAAGCTCATTAACGGTACTTTTGACTGGGCTTATGAAGAAGAGTTTGGTTGTCGCGATGGTTTCCGCTGGTCGCCGGATAGCAAATCAATAGCATACTGGCAATTGGACGCCAGCAAGATCAAAACTTACCTGATGCTTAACACTACCGATTCGGTTTATCCGTTTGTGGTACCTGTTGAGTATCCTGTAGCAGGCGAAGATCCAAGCTCATGCAAAGTTGGCGTGGTTAACACCGCAACCGGTAAAACTACCTGGATCAATGTTCCGGGCGATGCCGTGCAGCATTATATCCCTAACATGGAATGGGCCGATAACTCAAACGAAATTATCCTGGAGCAACTGAACCGTGCCCAAAACGAAAGCCGTGTATTTATCGGTAATGTATCAAACGGTACAACTCGTTCTATCCGTGAGGAGCACAATGATTCATGGATTGATGTTAAAGCCCGTGTAGCCGGCGGCGACCCTGTGGGTTGGGGCTGGATTGAAAAAGGTAAAAGCTTTTTATGGCTGAGCGAAAAAGATGGATGGCGCCATTTATATAAAGTAACCCGCGAAGGCAAGGAAAGCCTGATCACTAAAGGTAACTATGATGTGATTGGCATCGACATGATTGATGAAGCTTTGGGATATGTATACTTCATCGCATCGCCTGATAATGCTACTCAAAAATATCTGTACAAAATAAAATTAAGCGGTGGTAAGGCCGAACGTGTTTCGCCTGCTGATGAACCGGGAACGCATAGCTATGATATTTCGCCTAACGGCAAAGTAGCGCTGCATAATTTCAACAACAGTTACACCCGTCCGCAAAGCGAGGTAGTTAGTTTGCCTGAACACAAACATATTACCGGTACTGTAATAACCGTTGATAAAGACACTAAAAATAAGCCCGAGTTTTTCAAGGTTAAAACGGTTGATGGCATTGAAATGGATGGCTGGATGATGAAGCCAATCAATTTCGACCCTAATAAAAAATACCCTGTACTGTTTACCGTTTATGGTGAACCAGCAGGACAAACCGTAACCGATACTTGGGGTACAGGCCATAACAGGCTGTATGAAGGCAGTATGGCCGATGACGGGTATATTTACATGTCGGTTGAAGGTCGTGGCGCTCCGGCCCCTAAAGGTACTGCATGGCGCAAAGCTATCTACAAAAATATTGGTATCATCAATATCCGCGACCAGGCGATGGCTGCCAAAGAGATCATCAAATGGCCTTTTGTGGACTCAACCCGTATTGCGGTACACGGCTGGAGCGGTGGCGGTTCGTCAACCCTTAACCTGATGTTCCAGTACGGTGATATATACAAAACGGGTATCGCTGTGGCGGCTGTTGGTTCGCAGCTTACTTACGATAATATTTACCAGGAACGCTACATGGGTGTGCCTACCGATGAGGCTGGTCGTGCGGCATTTATAAAAGGCTCGCCGATTACTTATGCTAAAAACCTGAAAGGTAACTTGCTTTATATCCACGGTACCGGCGATGATAACGTACACTACAAAAACGCCGAGTTGTTAATTGACGAGTTGATAAAATACAACAGGCAGTTTCAACTGATGTCATATCCTAACCGTACACACTCGATATCAGAAGGCGAAGGCACAACAGAGCACTTACGTACCCTGTTTACACAGTACCTGAAAGCTAAATGCCCTCCGGGAGGAAGATAA